One region of Fragaria vesca subsp. vesca linkage group LG4, FraVesHawaii_1.0, whole genome shotgun sequence genomic DNA includes:
- the LOC101313976 gene encoding uncharacterized protein LOC101313976 has protein sequence MYVTRPLSMYRRSPESLSVPTPEGPNSGYLVLHDEESVEITCCGCEDTEVKDLPFPQNKDLTVHYSSDTDDVAFIPVLDKPLSANTYHVINRRHGKRRGEVYTNSKEEEMVDCCFGKSPQDAKPKPLDPSDIYQQIEIIPRRHRGYYTAKAVVSDGFPPSFLRRKDWRVTMDTPRHYQLGEAPGLDSSKRSGFPSFDFPLSKDCSDAMLVGKWHCPFLFIKEGGLKLKHQMKQCMFYEMRLEQRWERIFDKYNEGTSSNANAVFVDTFVQREAVFIAGNEAFSDNLDRFNVADDGFMWFKSSDGAGGERSVGLSMKIVERMKWEQERVGWVGAEKRKVRVERSETYGGIGSWNRFACYVLVERFVLKRNDGSLALLTYDFKHTHQIRCKWE, from the exons ATGTATGTAACAAGGCCTCTGTCTATGTATAGAAGGTCACCTGAATCACTATCTGTACCAACGCCGGAAGGGCCAAATTCCGGTTATCTTGTACTCCATGATGAAGAATCGGTTGAGATTACATGTTGCGGTTGCGAAGATACTGAGGTGAAAGACTTGCCTTTCCCTCAGAACAAGGATCTCACAGTTCATTATTCCTCAGATACTGATGATGTTGCCTTCATTCCAGTTCTTGATAAGCCTTTATCTGCCAATACATACCATGTGATAAATCGCCGGCATGGGAAACGCAGAGG GGAAGTGTACACAAATTCAAAGGAAGAAGAAATGGTGGATTGCTGTTTTGGTAAATCTCCTCAAGATGCAAAACCAAAACCACTGGATCCATCAGACATTTACCAACAAATTGAGATAATTCCAAGGAGACACCGCGGTTACTACACTGCCAAGGCTGTTGTTTCAGATGGCTTTCCTCCTTCTTTTTTGAGGAGAAAGGATTGGAGAGTGACTATGGACACACCCCGTCATTACCAACTAGGTGAAGCTCCCGGACTCGACTCTTCCAAGCGATCAGGCTTTCCGAGCTTCGACTTTCCATTGTCCAAAGATTGTTCTGATGCTATGTTAGTTGGGAAGTGGCACTGTCCTTTCTTGTTCATCAAGGAAGGGGGACTGAAGTTGAAGCACCAAATGAAGCAATGCATGTTCTATGAAATGAGACTGGAGCAAAGATGGGAGAGAATTTTCGACAAGTACAATGAGGGAACAAGCAGCAATGCTAATGCTGTGTTTGTGGATACATTTGTTCAAAGAGAGGCGGTTTTTATTGCTGGAAATGAAGCGTTTTCGGATAATCTTGACAGATTTAATGTTGCCGATGATGGTTTCATGTGGTTTAAGAGCTCTGATGGGGCGGGAGGAGAAAGGAGCGTAGGGTTGAGCATGAAAATTGTGGAGAGAATGAAATGGGAGCAGGAAAGAGTTGGATGGGTTGGTGCGGAGAAGAGGAAAGTGCGAGTGGAGAGAAGTGAGACGTATGGAGGAATTGGTAGTTGGAACAGATTTGCTTGTTATGTGTTGGTGGAGAGGTTTGTGTTGAAGAGAAATGATGGAAGCTTAGCACTACTGACATATGATTTCAAGCACACTCACCAGATTAGGTGCAAATGGGAATGA